One Lachancea thermotolerans CBS 6340 chromosome F complete sequence DNA window includes the following coding sequences:
- the PBS2 gene encoding mitogen-activated protein kinase kinase PBS2 (some similarities with uniprot|P08018 Saccharomyces cerevisiae YJL128C PBS2 MAP kinase kinase that plays a pivotal role in the osmosensing signal- transduction pathway activated under severe osmotic stress), which yields MGGLEPSNGDHEIKRTGSTSSNYSNINANLHARVKAFQEQRQLKRNGSVGSGHGSVSSQSGKTEGGGEPQNIDKIVNKPLPPLPPSKESGQVLSPIRRAPRPPALSAAGPGGGAAKPSLSARRGLKLPAGGMSLKMKPPAPQEFAGAPSNRNPAVATPGVATAQNGRRSNPGSLVNGVQTTSTSSRQQRDTEGTTPSQQQLQQQQSRSGSNGLFTNFSKYVDIKSGSLNFAGKLSLSSQGVDFSNGSSFRITLDELEFLEELGHGNYGNVSKVLHKPTNVIMAMKEVRLELDESKFTQILMELEVLHKCQSPFIVDFYGAFFIEGAVYMCMEYMDGGSLDKSYDSEYLGGIDEPQLAHITYAIIQGLKELKDVHNIIHRDVKPTNVLCSAAQGTVKLCDFGVSGNLVASLAKTNIGCQSYMAPERIKSLNPDKATYTVQSDIWSLGLSILEMAIGSYPYPVETFDNIFSQLSAIVDSPPPKLPQDRFSPVAQDFVNMCLQKVPERRRNYAALLEHPWLKRYSNIEVNMSEYITNRLEKKRLITEEKGSEPVKNIPALHKGGL from the coding sequence ATGGGGGGACTAGAGCCTTCAAACGGGGACCATGAGATCAAGAGAACCGGCTCGACGTCTTCCAATTACAGCAATATCAATGCTAATCTCCATGCTCGCGTAAAAGCGTTCCAGGAACAAAGGCAACTGAAACGGAACGGCAGCGTGGGATCGGGGCATGGAAGCGTTTCCAGTCAATCGGGGAAGACAGAAGGTGGCGGTGAGCCTCAGAACATTGACAAGATCGTTAACAAGCCATTGCCGCCGCTCCCTCCAAGCAAGGAAAGCGGACAGGTGCTTAGCCCCATTCGGAGAGCGCCAAGGCCGCCCGCGCTCTCAGCAGCAGGGCCTGGAGGCGGAGCGGCTAAACCGAGCTTGAGCGCCAGGAGAGGCCTCAAGCTGCCCGCAGGCGGGATGTCGCTCAAAATGAAGCCACCTGCGCCTCAAGAGTTCGCGGGGGCCCCTTCGAATCGCAATCCGGCTGTCGCCACCCCCGGCGTGGCGACAGCGCAGAACGGGCGCCGCAGTAATCCCGGGTCGCTCGTCAACGGCGTACAAACAACGTCGACGTCTTCCAGGCAGCAGAGGGACACTGAAGGAACCACGCCAtctcagcagcagctccagcaacagcaaagTCGCAGTGGTTCCAACGGTTTATTCACAAATTTCTCGAAATATGTCGACATCAAGTCGGGATCCCTGAATTTCGCGGGAAAGCTGTCATTGAGCTCGCAGGGCGTTGATTTCAGCAATGGATCTAGTTTCCGGATTACGCTGGACGAGCTAGAGTTCCTCGAGGAACTGGGCCACGGGAACTACGGGAATGTCTCCAAGGTCCTTCATAAACCCACAAATGTGATCATGGCAATGAAGGAGGTGCGGCTCGAGCTGGATGAGTCCAAGTTTACGCAAATTCTTATGGAGCTGGAAGTACTACACAAGTGCCAGTCGCCGTTCATCGTGGATTTTTACGgtgccttcttcatcgaagGTGCTGTGTACATGTGCATGGAGTACATGGATGGTGGATCATTGGATAAAAGTTACGACAGCGAATACCTTGGAGGTATTGACGAGCCCCAGCTAGCCCACATCACCTACGCTATCATCCAAGGgctcaaggagctcaaagacGTGCATAACATCATACACCGGGACGTCAAGCCAACTAACGTGCTGTGTTCCGCAGCGCAGGGAACCGTGAAACTCTGTGACTTTGGTGTTTCAGGTAACCTTGTTGCATCCCTGGCCAAAACTAACATAGGGTGCCAGTCATACATGGCTCCTGAACGAATTAAGTCCCTGAACCCAGATAAAGCTACTTACACCGTTCAGTCTGACATTTGGTCTTTGGGGCTCAGCATTCTGGAAATGGCGATCGGCTCATACCCCTACCCAGTAGAGACTTTTGACAACATATTCTCACAGCTGAGCGCGATAGTCGATTCACCACCTCCCAAACTGCCACAAGATCGTTTTAGCCCCGTAGCGCAAGATTTCGTTAATATGTGCTTGCAGAAAGTTCCCgaaagaagacgaaatTACGCTGCGCTCCTAGAACACCCTTGGCTAAAAAGATACAGTAACATCGAGGTAAACATGAGCGAGTATATAACCAACCGtctggagaagaagcgccTGATCACAGAAGAGAAGGGCTCTGAACCTGTGAAGAACATCCCTGCTCTTCATAAAGGTGGACTTTAA
- a CDS encoding KLTH0F05940p (conserved hypothetical protein), with product MGRKGTDMATEKELERPGVQDLQGNAASDPNFDYEKQGLARKNKGGSRPWKHRRNIAVIVCLLLVNLFLRFDKNTMFGAKVHGDLSSPQNRVQHSFEVTVEKLPSTDPVFTQHLLSSSFGDSWGKPAKAHFEPYNGGKYDKIILELVTNVTGRQFDRLLHVFIDDINVWRSSTVEPWGNRTIVSEAIKDISQYRALFDRESLEITLQLDNLVTHRLTGVFNVELRAHYYQTSNDTDVSKPSLREKLLQYFTSPANLITPLVSHFSRTPLFYYPRASQGNPRWSRSLPELEESSNISRAMIEIFASGNAAEEFWYTNVLDRFTNRFRKSGHELLGHGPFRAIKIYLTNSEKEILVDSVVPTPIIFTGFIPPLWRPCVGMNAFDLESYKVDLTPFLSLIEGESWELQLEVVSSASSNFKPTVGENWIISGNVFVWNNTLDATQPSFTNSSMLPSSFDVFVNDSKPDELIQNVSAKNGVLVESTITLDGVEYQLHQTVESTFTSNQKYLENGDVEKTFVDLSKERKWVFRKADKDLFEFTDRTGWDFVGSVKTFTSEKDSSQLTYAADVARSLERHITLQEKDSVGHQVGNDNVLLSLAGSQVGQANYTLSSNGNYGSGNSVHSVCVERAWPYEDNYERTVVVADNEVVLDDYK from the coding sequence ATGGGCAGAAAAGGTACGGACATGGCCACcgagaaagaacttgagaggCCGGGGGTCCAAGACCTTCAAGGAAATGCTGCTAGTGATCCTAACTTCGACTATGAGAAGCAGGGATTGGCCCGCAAGAATAAAGGGGGAAGTAGACCATGGAAGCATCGCCGCAACATCGCTGTAATTGTTTGCCTTCTGCTGGTGAACCTTTTCTTGCGCTTTGACAAGAATACAATGTTTGGAGCCAAAGTACATGGCGATTTGAGCTCGCCGCAAAACAGAGTACAACACTCCTTCGAGGTCACGGTTGAAAAATTGCCCAGCACGGACCCTGTCTTCACGCAGCATTTGCTCAGTTCTTCATTCGGAGACTCCTGGGGAAAGCCCGCCAAAGCTCATTTCGAGCCTTACAATGGTGGGAAGTATGACAAGATTATATTGGAGCTAGTTACCAACGTTACGGGGCGGCAATTTGACCGCTTACTTCATGTTTTTATTGACGATATTAATGTGTGGAGATCCTCGACCGTGGAACCCTGGGGAAACAGAACTATTGTCAGCGAGGCGATTAAGGACATTTCACAGTATAGGGCTTTGTTTGATCGTGAGAGCCTGGAAATTACCTTGCAACTTGACAATCTCGTGACCCATAGGTTAACAGGCGTATTCAACGTCGAACTCCGGGCCCACTACTATCAAACCAGCAATGATACTGATGTCAGTAAACCTTCTCTCcgcgaaaagcttttgcagTATTTCACTTCTCCTGCCAATCTCATTACTCCGTTGGTATCTCACTTTTCCCGCACCCCACTATTTTACTACCCACGGGCTTCGCAGGGGAACCCACGCTGGTCTCGTAGCCTACCAGAGCTCGAAGAGTCTTCAAATATCTCCAGAGCTATGATCGAAATATTTGCTTCTGGAAACGCTGCAGAAGAGTTTTGGTACACAAATGTCCTAGATCGCTTTACGAACAGGTTTCGCAAGTCTGGGcatgagcttcttggtcaCGGTCCTTTCCGCGCTATCAAGATATATCTCACCAACTCTGAAAAGGAAATTTTGGTCGATTCTGTAGTGCCAACTCCGATCATTTTTACCGGGTTTATCCCACCTCTGTGGCGGCCTTGCGTTGGTATGAACGCTTTTGACCTTGAAAGTTACAAAGTGGATCTTACGCCTTTCCTTTCTTTGATCGAAGGGGAGTCTTGGGAATTGCAACTTGAAGTTGTGAGCAGCGCAAGCTCCAACTTCAAACCGACTGTAGGGGAGAATTGGATTATTTCTGGTAATGTTTTTGTCTGGAATAACACACTGGACGCAACACAACCGAGCTTCACCAACTCATCAATGCTTCCATCGTCTTTTGACGTGTTTGTCAATGATTCCAAGCCAGATGAGCTGATACAGAACGTTTCAGCAAAAAACGGCGTTCTCGTTGAAAGCACAATAACATTGGACGGTGTGGAGTATCAGCTTCATCAGACTGTCGAGAGTACTTTCACAAGCAACCAAAAATACTTGGAAAACGGTGACGTCGAGAAAACTTTTGTGGACCTCTCTAAGGAAAGAAAATGGGTCTTCAGGAAAGCCGATAAAgacctttttgaattcacGGACAGAACCGGATGGGACTTTGTTGGAAGCGTCAAAACTTTTACTTCCGAGAAAGACTCTTCTCAATTAACATACGCCGCCGATGTGGCCCGTTCATTGGAGCGTCACATTACTCTACAAGAGAAGGATTCAGTCGGACACCAGGTTGGAAACGACAACGTTCTTTTGTCTTTGGCAGGTTCACAAGTTGGCCAAGCAAACTATACCTTGTCTTCAAATGGCAACTATGGATCCGGAAACAGCGTGCATTCGGTTTGCGTTGAGCGCGCGTGGCCGTATGAGGATAATTACGAACGTACTGTCGTTGTTGCAGACAATGAAGTTGTCTTGGATGACTACAAATGA
- the SPT10 gene encoding Spt10p (similar to uniprot|P35208 Saccharomyces cerevisiae YJL127C SPT10 Putative histone acetylase required for transcriptional regulation at core promoters functions at or near the TATA box), which produces MDSNEGPEELRMTHLQPQSILLKDGETTATMYPIPAYAEQLPAGLLAFLLDEFNMEIEKGDSLPYYEPLTLEGFNETWFHRDGLVCVMVLGEIPELDYSKSEEAGNGSTASDDPQAEVTRHTSQYIRRKERRNLNLNIQWEKQCLGAFNLRPAYPGRSSHVVTATFLVNAGIRGKGIGRTLVECFLSWAPQMGFTSSVFPLVYGTNVGVRRILETLSFRRVGKLPESAILKGCDVPVDSFIYAKEFTHVSKSIDLLNEPNKHFAKYERLRYYLETGKYPDYCDRNEKARLRASSKYHSVQNGKLMRQGREVVYDPEKQLEVAFEVHQVSHQGINKVTTKIAERYHWKGIKTTVARIVAACPLCKTQHQDDLGIVVEAGSPQQQAHMIVPSGGDVDHSSQLSRVTAAVIGSLQEPGTDMERTPVDEEPRKRSKPTIHRIKFSGSRDPQISTQEVLDNEHSMNNFSEYARHQQKSKRRYLDVAMSANMSRSATLPGSDIPSGPATVEIDEQDDTHMVDDALLDLEDNVMAAVEAVRSEQKSKDDQYGHESNVQQFY; this is translated from the coding sequence ATGGACTCGAACGAGGGCCCCGAGGAGCTGCGTATGACGCACCTACAACCCCAGTCGATCTTACTTAAAGATGGTGAAACGACTGCGACAATGTACCCAATTCCGGCATATGCAGAGCAGCTTCCGGCAGGTCTGTTGGCGTTTTTGCTGGATGAATTCAACATGGAAATAGAAAAGGGCGATAGCTTACCATACTACGAGCCATTAACTCTGGAGGGCTTTAATGAGACATGGTTCCACAGGGACGGCCTCGTATGCGTGATGGTATTAGGCGAGATTCCCGAATTGGACTACAGCAAGAGTGAAGAGGCCGGCAATGGCAGCACAGCATCAGACGACCCTCAGGCAGAGGTCACAAGGCACACGTCACAATACATTCGGCGGAAGGAGCGCAGAAACCTAAACCTTAACATCCAGTGGGAAAAACAGTGCCTTGGCGCGTTCAACCTGCGACCCGCGTATCCTGGGCGCTCTTCGCATGTAGTGACAGCAACGTTCCTTGTGAATGCCGGAATAAGAGGCAAAGGAATTGGTAGAACTCTCGTGGAGTGTTTTTTAAGCTGGGCGCCTCAGATGGGATTCACGTCTTCGGTATTTCCTCTGGTTTACGGAACCAATGTTGGCGTACGACGCATCTTAGAAACTCTAAGTTTTAGGCGTGTAGGAAAACTTCCGGAATCGGCCATCCTCAAAGGCTGTGATGTGCCGGTTGACTCCTTCATTTACGCCAAAGAGTTCACACACGTTTCGAAAAGCATCGACCTTTTGAATGAGCCAAATAAGCACTTTGCGAAGTACGAGAGACTACGATACTATTTAGAGACTGGGAAATATCCTGACTACTGTGACAGGAACGAAAAGGCGAGGTTGAGGGCTAGCTCTAAATATCATTCTGTACAGAATGGGAAGCTAATGCGGCAGGGAAGGGAAGTTGTCTATGACCCCGAAAAGCAGCTCGAAGTGGCATTCGAAGTACACCAGGTGTCTCACCAGGGCATCAATAAAGTCACAACAAAAATTGCCGAGCGATACCACTGGAAAGGAATCAAAACTACGGTGGCCAGGATAGTGGCCGCCTGCCCTCTGTGCAAGACTCAGCATCAGGATGACCTGGGCATTGTTGTAGAAGCAGGATCTCCGCAACAACAAGCACACATGATTGTACCAAGCGGCGGGGACGTGGATCACTCCTCGCAGCTGAGTAGGGTGACTGCTGCTGTGATTGGAAGTTTACAAGAGCCGGGCACCGACATGGAAAGGACGCCAGTAGACGAGGAGCCCCGCAAAAGGTCAAAGCCGACAATCCATAGAATCAAATTCAGTGGTTCGCGGGATCCACAGATTTCCACGCAGGAAGTACTTGATAATGAACACTCGATGAACAATTTTAGTGAGTACGCCCGTCACCAGCAAAAGTCAAAACGGCGCTACCTTGATGTTGCAATGAGTGCAAACATGTCCCGAAGCGCAACTCTTCCGGGGAGCGACATCCCAAGTGGGCCCGCGACAGTTGAGATAGATGAACAAGATGATACACATATGGTTGACGATGCACTACTTGACCTCGAGGACAACGTCATGGCCGCTGTTGAAGCAGTGCGCAGCGaacaaaaatcaaaagatgaCCAGTACGGCCATGAAAGTAACGTTCAGCAGTTCTATTGA